A genomic window from Struthio camelus isolate bStrCam1 chromosome 2, bStrCam1.hap1, whole genome shotgun sequence includes:
- the RPL30 gene encoding large ribosomal subunit protein eL30 codes for MVAAKKTKKSLESINSRLQLVMKSGKYVLGYKQTLKMIRQGKAKLVILANNCPALRKSEIEYYAMLAKTGVHHYSGNNIELGTACGKYYRVCTLAIIDPGDSDIIRSMPEQTSEK; via the exons ATGGTGGCCGCCAAGAAGACG AAAAAGTCACTAGAGTCCATAAACTCTAGGCTTCAGCTGGTTATGAAAAGTGGTAAATATGTGCTGGGTTACAAACAGACTCTGAAAATGATTCGGCAGGGCAAAGCCAAGTTGGTCATCCTAGCTAACAATTGTCCTGCTTTGAG AAAATCGGAGATTGAGTACTATGCTATGCTTGCAAAGACTGGTGTCCATCATTATAGCGGCAACAACATTGAATTGGGTACAGCATGCGGAAAATACTACAGAGTGTGCACACTGGCTATCATTGACCCAG gTGATTCTGACATCATTAGAAGCATGCCAGAACAAACTAGTGAGAAGTAA